From Pseudomonas sp. B21-028, one genomic window encodes:
- a CDS encoding LysR family transcriptional regulator yields the protein MNLSKVDLNLFIVFDAIYTEANLTRAGQIVGITQPAVSNALARLRETFNDPLFVRTAQGMVPTPMAQNIIGPVRNALSLLRVSVQESRIFNPLQAVKTYRISMTDLTEGVILPPLFQRLRRLAPTVAIESFLSKRRETTKELAAGRLDFAVDAPLNTDPQVRHVKLMEDRYVCTMRKGHPLAGKEKISLDDYLSQTHVHISSRRNGLGYVDLALGKMGIQRKIALRSQHYLMASQVLQQTDMVMTVPERFARRHDLHAFQLPVNDVPPVETHLYWHESTDQDPANRWMREQMIELCQQVTAHEKKLEHV from the coding sequence ATGAATCTGAGCAAGGTCGATCTCAATCTCTTCATCGTTTTCGATGCGATCTACACCGAAGCCAACCTGACCCGCGCCGGGCAGATCGTTGGCATCACTCAGCCGGCCGTGTCCAACGCCCTGGCGCGCCTGCGGGAAACCTTCAACGACCCGCTGTTCGTGCGCACCGCCCAGGGCATGGTGCCAACGCCCATGGCCCAGAACATCATCGGTCCGGTCCGCAACGCGTTGTCGCTGCTGCGGGTGTCGGTGCAGGAAAGCCGGATTTTCAACCCGCTGCAGGCCGTCAAGACCTACCGCATCAGCATGACCGACCTCACCGAAGGCGTGATCCTGCCGCCCCTGTTCCAGCGCCTGCGACGCCTGGCGCCGACCGTGGCCATCGAGAGTTTCCTGTCCAAGCGTCGTGAAACCACCAAGGAACTGGCCGCCGGCCGGCTCGATTTCGCTGTTGACGCCCCGCTCAATACCGACCCGCAGGTGCGCCACGTCAAACTCATGGAAGACCGTTACGTATGTACCATGCGCAAGGGCCATCCCCTGGCGGGCAAGGAAAAAATCAGCCTCGACGACTATCTCTCCCAGACCCACGTGCATATCTCCAGCCGTCGCAATGGGCTGGGCTATGTCGACCTGGCCTTGGGCAAGATGGGCATCCAGCGCAAGATCGCCCTGCGCTCCCAGCATTACCTGATGGCCTCCCAGGTACTGCAACAGACCGACATGGTCATGACCGTCCCCGAACGGTTTGCCCGTCGTCACGACCTCCATGCCTTCCAATTGCCGGTCAATGATGTGCCGCCGGTGGAGACCCATCTCTATTGGCACGAAAGCACCGACCAGGACCCGGCCAACCGCTGGATGCGCGAGCAGATGATCGAGTTGTGCCAGCAGGTGACGGCCCATGAGAAGAAGCTTGAGCACGTGTAG
- a CDS encoding MerR family DNA-binding transcriptional regulator → MSSQTYSISDLARELDITTRAIRFYEEQGLLSPERRGQERIYSPRDKVSLKLILRGKRIGFSLAECRELIELYDPSSGNQKQLHSMLAKITERREQLEQQLLDIEQMKLELDTAEERCIQALEQTLKGQEAV, encoded by the coding sequence ATGAGCAGTCAGACCTACAGCATCTCCGACCTCGCCCGGGAGCTGGACATCACCACCCGGGCCATCCGTTTTTATGAAGAGCAAGGCTTGTTGAGTCCGGAGCGACGGGGTCAGGAGCGCATCTACTCACCGCGGGACAAGGTCAGCCTGAAGTTGATCCTGCGGGGCAAGCGCATCGGTTTTTCCCTGGCCGAGTGCCGCGAGCTGATCGAGCTCTACGACCCCTCCAGCGGCAACCAGAAACAACTGCACAGCATGCTGGCGAAAATCACCGAGCGCCGGGAGCAACTCGAACAGCAACTGCTGGACATCGAACAGATGAAGCTGGAGCTCGACACCGCCGAAGAACGCTGTATCCAGGCACTGGAGCAGACGCTCAAGGGGCAGGAAGCTGTTTAG
- a CDS encoding transposase: MNLETFIARLNTHDLQRDKNCIMDDLRQLASNRSLLSEHLYASIQENGFSTRSSLYNAYALVLHSNDLFTLRLGFWSPVNLHDESETFIYNLNHSHDFEMYTVGYSGDGYTTIIREILDDLPLQAGKVPRLEKQRSVKLSPGEVLYMPPLREIHKQIAPQSMSASLSLLIHPEHLTHADQAWCFDEHYVPLYPGIAAQETALFTQMLSLLPPGQPSAAQ; this comes from the coding sequence ATGAATCTGGAAACATTTATCGCGCGTTTAAATACCCATGACTTGCAGCGGGACAAGAACTGCATCATGGACGACCTGCGTCAGTTGGCTTCAAACCGTTCTTTATTAAGTGAACATCTTTATGCTTCGATCCAGGAGAATGGTTTCAGTACCCGCTCCAGCCTCTACAACGCCTACGCACTTGTACTGCACAGCAATGACTTGTTCACGCTTCGTCTGGGCTTCTGGTCGCCGGTCAATCTGCATGATGAAAGTGAAACCTTTATCTATAACCTGAACCACAGTCATGACTTCGAGATGTATACCGTCGGCTACAGTGGCGATGGCTACACAACAATCATCCGCGAAATACTGGACGATCTGCCACTGCAAGCAGGCAAGGTTCCCCGACTGGAGAAACAGCGCAGCGTCAAACTTTCGCCCGGCGAAGTTTTATATATGCCGCCCCTGAGGGAAATCCATAAGCAGATCGCCCCCCAATCGATGTCCGCATCATTGAGTCTGCTTATTCATCCCGAACACCTGACCCACGCTGACCAAGCCTGGTGTTTTGATGAACATTACGTGCCGCTGTACCCCGGCATCGCTGCGCAAGAGACGGCACTGTTTACACAGATGCTGTCATTGCTCCCCCCTGGGCAGCCGTCCGCTGCCCAATAA
- a CDS encoding APC family permease — protein MGIEAFGYKQELKRSLSLTDLVVYGMIFMIPIAPFGVYGYVNAEAPGMVPLAYIIGMVAMLFTALSYGSMARAFPVAGSVYSYAQRGLNPHVGFIAGWLMLLDYLLIPPLLYVYAAMALNHLYPDIPKVGFILAFLVSATFVNLRGITFTARMNIIFLLAQLVVLGIFLFYAWNALHGGAGNGQMTLAPLYGPEHFNFALLMQAVSIAVLSFLGFDAISTLAEEIKEDPGRSIGKAALVTLLVMGAIFVVQTWIATDLAAGMGFKSADTAFYEIAELAAGSWLATLTAVATALAWGVAVAITSQAAVSRLLFGMARDGKLPKVLAKVHPKHNTPYMSIYLVAVLSLLICYLFINAVDTLTSLVNFGALSGFMLLHITVINHYWRRQRSGQLVRHLICPLIGFGIVAAIMYNMGVDAQKLGLVWIAAGLIYLCALNKFGTHSVLPDPAGQ, from the coding sequence GTGGGTATCGAGGCATTTGGCTACAAACAGGAATTGAAGCGCAGCCTGTCGCTGACGGACCTGGTGGTGTACGGGATGATCTTCATGATCCCCATCGCACCGTTTGGCGTGTATGGCTACGTGAACGCCGAGGCACCGGGAATGGTGCCGCTGGCGTACATCATCGGCATGGTGGCGATGCTGTTCACCGCGCTGAGCTACGGCAGCATGGCCCGGGCCTTCCCGGTGGCCGGCTCCGTCTATTCCTACGCACAAAGAGGCCTCAACCCACACGTCGGGTTCATTGCCGGCTGGTTGATGTTGCTGGATTACCTGCTGATCCCGCCGCTGCTCTATGTCTACGCCGCCATGGCGCTGAATCACCTGTATCCGGACATTCCCAAGGTCGGTTTCATCCTGGCGTTCCTGGTGAGCGCGACCTTCGTCAACCTGCGGGGCATCACCTTCACCGCACGGATGAACATTATTTTCCTGCTGGCCCAACTGGTGGTGCTGGGGATTTTCCTGTTCTACGCCTGGAATGCCCTGCATGGCGGGGCCGGCAACGGCCAGATGACCCTGGCGCCGCTGTACGGCCCGGAACACTTCAACTTCGCCCTGCTGATGCAAGCCGTATCGATTGCCGTGTTGTCGTTCCTCGGATTCGATGCCATCTCCACCCTGGCTGAAGAAATCAAGGAGGATCCGGGACGCAGCATCGGCAAGGCAGCGTTGGTGACCTTGTTGGTCATGGGCGCGATTTTCGTGGTGCAGACCTGGATCGCCACGGACCTGGCGGCCGGCATGGGCTTCAAGTCCGCCGACACCGCCTTCTATGAAATCGCCGAACTGGCGGCCGGCAGTTGGCTGGCCACCCTGACCGCCGTTGCCACGGCGCTGGCGTGGGGCGTGGCGGTGGCGATCACCTCCCAGGCCGCGGTATCGCGCCTGTTGTTCGGCATGGCTCGGGACGGCAAGCTGCCCAAGGTGCTGGCCAAGGTTCATCCGAAACACAACACGCCCTACATGAGCATCTATCTGGTGGCCGTGCTGTCGCTACTGATCTGCTACCTGTTCATCAATGCCGTGGACACCCTGACCTCCCTGGTCAACTTCGGCGCACTGAGCGGCTTCATGCTGTTGCACATCACCGTGATCAACCACTACTGGCGCCGCCAGCGTTCCGGGCAACTGGTCCGTCACCTGATCTGCCCGCTGATCGGCTTCGGCATCGTCGCGGCCATCATGTACAACATGGGCGTGGATGCGCAGAAGCTGGGCCTGGTCTGGATTGCGGCGGGCCTGATCTATCTGTGCGCGCTCAACAAGTTCGGCACACACTCCGTCCTGCCCGACCCGGCGGGTCAATGA
- the astA gene encoding arginine N-succinyltransferase codes for MIVRPVAITDLPSLLDLARCAGPGFTSLPANEERLAHRIRWAQRTFAGQVERADADYLFVLEDDDRQVVGISALTGAVGLREPWYNYRVGVTVNSVPELGIQRQIPTLFLNNEMTGQSEICSLFLHPALRRGHNGRLLSLARLLFVAEFSQLFGEKLIAELRGHADEHGSSPFWDSLGRHFFQKDFSYTDQLSGMGNKSFIAELLPRQPLYACLLTQQAQAVIGKAHPNTEPALRILGAEGFSHKGYIDIFDGGPVIEAPVSNIRSIRDSQSLVLAVGSPNEQAPVWLIHNRRLENCRVTSARGHHNGHSLIVDRLTAKRLQVQPGDTVRAVPLLGQGRQAVAA; via the coding sequence ATGATTGTCCGTCCGGTCGCCATCACCGACCTGCCTTCGTTGCTGGACCTTGCCCGTTGCGCGGGCCCGGGATTCACCAGCCTGCCGGCCAATGAAGAACGCCTGGCCCATCGCATACGCTGGGCCCAACGCACCTTTGCCGGGCAAGTCGAGCGGGCCGACGCCGACTACCTGTTCGTGCTCGAGGACGATGACCGGCAAGTGGTCGGTATCAGCGCTCTGACCGGCGCGGTCGGCCTGCGTGAGCCGTGGTACAACTATCGGGTCGGGGTCACGGTCAATTCGGTGCCAGAGCTGGGCATCCAGCGGCAGATTCCCACCCTGTTCCTCAATAACGAGATGACCGGGCAATCGGAAATCTGCTCGTTGTTCCTGCATCCCGCCCTGCGCCGTGGTCATAATGGGCGGCTGTTGTCCCTGGCACGCCTGCTGTTCGTCGCGGAGTTCTCCCAACTGTTCGGTGAAAAGCTGATCGCCGAATTGCGTGGCCATGCCGACGAGCACGGTAGCTCGCCGTTCTGGGACAGCCTGGGACGACATTTTTTCCAGAAAGACTTCAGCTATACCGATCAGTTATCCGGCATGGGCAACAAATCGTTCATTGCCGAGTTGTTGCCGCGTCAGCCGCTGTACGCCTGCCTGCTCACCCAACAGGCCCAGGCCGTGATCGGCAAGGCCCATCCGAACACCGAACCGGCCTTGAGGATTCTCGGCGCAGAGGGTTTCAGCCATAAGGGCTACATCGATATCTTCGACGGTGGCCCGGTGATCGAAGCGCCGGTCTCGAATATCCGCAGCATCCGCGACAGCCAGTCACTGGTCCTGGCCGTTGGTTCACCGAACGAACAGGCACCCGTCTGGCTGATCCACAACCGGCGCCTGGAGAACTGCCGCGTCACCAGCGCCCGAGGCCATCACAACGGTCACAGCCTGATCGTTGACCGTCTCACCGCCAAACGCCTGCAAGTACAGCCAGGTGACACGGTGCGCGCCGTTCCGCTGCTCGGTCAGGGGCGACAGGCCGTGGCGGCGTAG
- a CDS encoding oxaloacetate decarboxylase: MSRLSHQDLRRNFRQLLASQTCYHTASVFDPMSARIAADLGFEVGILGGSVASLQVLGAPDFALITLSEFAEQATRIGRVAQLPVIADADHGYGNALNVMRTIIELERAGVAALTIEDTLLPAQFGRKSTDLIGVAEGVGKIRAALEARVDQEMAIIARTNAGILPVQEIISRTQQYERAGADGICMVGVQDFEHLEKISENLTVPLMLVTYGNPLLRDDKRLAELGVRVTIDGHGAYFAAIKATYDSLREQRQIFTQASDLSATELTHTYTQPEEYIRWAEEYMSVKE; encoded by the coding sequence ATGTCCAGGCTTTCCCATCAAGATTTGCGCCGTAACTTCCGTCAACTCCTGGCTTCCCAGACCTGCTACCACACCGCATCGGTGTTTGACCCGATGTCGGCGCGCATTGCTGCCGACCTGGGTTTTGAAGTGGGCATCCTGGGAGGCTCGGTCGCCTCGTTGCAAGTATTGGGCGCACCGGACTTTGCGTTGATCACCCTCAGCGAGTTTGCCGAACAGGCCACCCGCATCGGCCGCGTGGCCCAACTGCCGGTGATCGCCGATGCCGACCATGGCTATGGCAACGCCCTGAACGTGATGCGCACCATCATTGAACTCGAACGCGCCGGCGTGGCAGCCCTTACCATCGAAGACACCCTGCTGCCGGCCCAGTTCGGCCGCAAATCCACGGACCTGATCGGCGTGGCGGAAGGCGTCGGCAAGATCCGCGCAGCGCTGGAAGCCAGGGTCGATCAGGAAATGGCGATCATCGCCCGCACCAATGCCGGGATCCTGCCGGTGCAGGAAATCATCAGCCGTACCCAGCAATACGAACGTGCTGGCGCGGACGGGATTTGCATGGTGGGTGTGCAGGACTTCGAGCACCTGGAGAAGATCAGCGAGAACCTGACGGTGCCCTTGATGCTCGTCACTTATGGCAACCCACTGCTGCGCGACGACAAACGCCTGGCCGAGTTGGGGGTGCGGGTCACCATCGACGGTCACGGCGCCTACTTCGCCGCGATCAAGGCCACCTACGACAGCCTGCGCGAGCAACGGCAGATCTTCACCCAGGCCTCGGACCTCAGCGCCACCGAACTGACCCACACCTACACCCAGCCCGAGGAATACATCCGTTGGGCCGAGGAGTACATGAGCGTCAAGGAATAA
- a CDS encoding hydroxymethylglutaryl-CoA lyase: MSLPSFVRLIEVGPRDGLQNEAQPISVADKVRLVDALSAAGLGYIEVGSFVSPKWVPQMAGSAEVFAQIQRKPGVTYGALAPNLRGFEDALAAGVKEVAVFAAASEAFSQRNINCSIKESLERFAPIMEAAQRNGVSVRGYVSCVLGCPYEGTVKPEQVAWVARELYAMGCYEVSLGDTIGTGTAGATRKMFEVVSADVPRDKLAGHFHDTYGQAMANLYASLLEGIAVFDSSIAGLGGCPYAKGASGNVATEDVLYLLNGLGIETGVDLDALIVAGRQICDVLGRPTGSRVAKARGAQ, translated from the coding sequence ATGTCCCTTCCCTCCTTTGTACGCCTGATCGAAGTCGGCCCCCGCGACGGTCTGCAGAATGAAGCGCAACCCATCAGCGTCGCCGACAAGGTGCGCCTGGTGGATGCGCTGAGTGCCGCCGGCCTGGGTTACATCGAAGTCGGCAGCTTTGTCTCGCCCAAATGGGTGCCGCAGATGGCCGGTTCGGCTGAGGTGTTCGCGCAGATCCAGCGCAAACCGGGTGTCACTTATGGCGCCCTGGCGCCAAACCTGCGAGGGTTCGAAGACGCGCTGGCGGCCGGTGTGAAGGAAGTGGCGGTGTTCGCCGCCGCGTCCGAAGCGTTCTCCCAGCGCAATATCAACTGTTCCATCAAGGAAAGCCTGGAGCGCTTCGCACCGATCATGGAAGCCGCCCAGCGCAACGGCGTCAGTGTGCGCGGCTACGTGTCCTGTGTGCTGGGCTGCCCTTACGAAGGCACCGTCAAGCCCGAGCAAGTGGCCTGGGTCGCTCGCGAGCTGTATGCAATGGGCTGTTACGAGGTGTCCTTGGGCGACACCATCGGCACAGGCACCGCCGGCGCCACGCGCAAGATGTTCGAAGTGGTTTCGGCGGATGTGCCCCGGGACAAGCTCGCCGGTCACTTCCATGACACCTACGGCCAGGCCATGGCGAACCTGTACGCCAGCCTGCTCGAAGGCATCGCCGTATTCGACAGCTCCATCGCCGGCCTCGGCGGTTGCCCGTACGCCAAGGGTGCCAGCGGGAACGTCGCCACCGAAGACGTGCTGTACCTGCTCAATGGCCTGGGCATTGAAACCGGCGTCGATCTGGACGCGCTGATCGTCGCGGGCCGTCAGATCTGTGACGTGCTCGGGCGCCCGACCGGTTCGCGCGTCGCCAAGGCCCGCGGTGCTCAATAG
- a CDS encoding arginine N-succinyltransferase, whose translation MLALRPVQLSDLQQLQQLARDSLVGVTSLPDDTECLREKILDSCASFEADVQGPGGENYLFVLQDLISGRLVGCSEILASTGCNEPFYSLRNRPFSSASRELNIRHGVPALSLCQDLNGQTLLRGFHIDAERVRTPESELLSRARLMFIAAHPQRFADSVITEIVGFSSEDGQSPFWDAIGQHFFDLPYAEAERLCGLRSRTFLAELMPQYPIYVPMLPPAAQACIGQVHPDGQEAFDILAREGFETNSYVDLFDGGPTLHARIANIRSIAESRMASARQSPQIDARGRYLVSNDSLGNYRAIVTELDVGIEGAVPLTPEMLAALEIIEGQQIRVVAL comes from the coding sequence ATGCTGGCCTTACGTCCAGTTCAGTTAAGCGATCTGCAACAACTGCAGCAACTGGCCCGTGACAGCCTGGTGGGGGTCACCTCGCTTCCAGACGATACCGAGTGCCTGCGGGAAAAAATTCTCGACTCGTGCGCTTCGTTCGAGGCCGACGTGCAAGGCCCGGGCGGGGAAAACTACTTATTCGTATTGCAAGACCTGATCTCCGGGCGCCTGGTGGGCTGTTCCGAAATTCTCGCCAGCACCGGCTGCAACGAACCGTTCTACAGCCTGCGCAACCGACCGTTTTCCAGCGCCTCCCGGGAACTGAACATCCGCCACGGCGTGCCGGCACTGTCGCTGTGCCAGGACCTCAACGGCCAGACGCTGTTGCGCGGCTTTCACATCGACGCCGAACGGGTTCGCACGCCAGAGTCGGAGCTGCTGTCCCGGGCCCGGCTGATGTTCATCGCCGCCCACCCGCAACGCTTCGCCGATTCGGTGATCACGGAAATCGTCGGCTTCAGCAGTGAAGACGGCCAGTCACCGTTCTGGGACGCCATCGGCCAGCATTTTTTCGACTTGCCCTACGCCGAAGCCGAACGCTTGTGCGGCCTGAGGAGCCGGACTTTCCTCGCAGAGTTGATGCCCCAGTACCCCATTTATGTACCCATGTTGCCGCCTGCGGCCCAGGCGTGTATCGGCCAGGTGCATCCTGACGGCCAGGAAGCCTTCGACATCCTGGCGCGCGAGGGTTTCGAAACCAACAGCTACGTGGACCTCTTCGATGGCGGGCCGACGCTGCACGCTCGCATCGCGAATATTCGCTCCATCGCCGAAAGTCGTATGGCTTCGGCCCGGCAAAGCCCGCAGATTGATGCCCGGGGTCGCTATCTGGTGAGCAACGACAGCCTCGGAAATTACCGGGCGATCGTGACGGAGCTGGATGTCGGTATCGAGGGGGCCGTCCCCCTGACGCCCGAGATGCTCGCGGCATTGGAAATCATTGAAGGACAGCAGATCCGGGTGGTTGCCCTATGA
- a CDS encoding acyl-CoA dehydrogenase: MDFAYSPKVQELRERVTAFMDTYVYPAEAVFERQVAEGDRWQPTAIMEELKAKARAEGLWNLFLPESELGAGLTNLEYAPLAEIMGRSLLGPEPFNCSAPDTGNMEVLVRYANEEQKQRWLEPLLRGEIRSAFAMTEPDVASSDATNMAARAEREGDQWVINGKKWWTSGACDPRCKILIFMGLSNPDAPRHAQHSMILVPVDTPGVKIVRPLPVFGYDDAPHGHAEVLFDNVRVPYENVLLGEGRGFEIAQGRLGPGRIHHCMRSIGMAERALELMCKRAVSRTAFGKPLARLGGNVDKIADSRMEIDMARLLTLKAAYMMDTVGNKVAKSEIAQIKVVAPNVALKVIDRAIQIHGGAGVSNDFPLAYMYAMQRTLRLADGPDEVHRAAIGKFEIGKYVPREMLRSER, from the coding sequence ATGGATTTTGCCTATTCCCCCAAGGTTCAGGAGTTGCGTGAACGCGTCACGGCGTTCATGGATACCTACGTCTACCCGGCCGAAGCGGTGTTCGAACGGCAAGTGGCCGAAGGTGATCGCTGGCAGCCCACGGCCATCATGGAAGAACTCAAGGCCAAGGCCAGAGCCGAAGGCCTGTGGAATCTTTTCCTGCCTGAATCCGAACTGGGGGCTGGCCTGACCAACCTGGAGTACGCACCGCTGGCGGAGATCATGGGCCGTTCGTTGTTGGGGCCGGAGCCGTTCAACTGCTCGGCGCCGGACACCGGCAACATGGAAGTACTAGTGCGTTACGCCAATGAAGAACAGAAGCAGCGCTGGCTGGAACCGCTGCTGCGGGGCGAGATCCGCTCGGCCTTCGCCATGACGGAACCGGACGTGGCTTCTTCGGATGCCACCAACATGGCCGCCCGCGCCGAACGCGAGGGTGACCAGTGGGTGATCAACGGCAAGAAGTGGTGGACCTCGGGAGCCTGCGACCCGCGCTGCAAGATCCTGATCTTCATGGGGCTGAGCAACCCCGACGCGCCGCGCCATGCCCAGCACTCGATGATCCTGGTGCCGGTGGACACCCCCGGCGTCAAGATCGTGCGGCCGCTGCCGGTATTCGGTTACGACGATGCGCCCCACGGTCACGCCGAAGTGCTGTTCGATAACGTGCGGGTGCCATACGAAAACGTCTTGCTGGGTGAGGGCCGCGGCTTCGAAATTGCCCAGGGTCGCCTCGGCCCGGGCCGTATCCATCACTGCATGCGATCTATCGGCATGGCCGAGCGGGCGTTGGAGTTGATGTGCAAGCGTGCCGTCAGTCGCACCGCTTTCGGTAAACCGCTGGCGCGCCTGGGCGGCAACGTCGACAAGATCGCCGACTCGCGGATGGAAATCGACATGGCCCGCCTGCTGACCTTGAAAGCGGCCTACATGATGGACACCGTCGGTAACAAGGTCGCGAAAAGCGAAATCGCCCAGATCAAGGTGGTCGCGCCGAACGTAGCCCTGAAGGTCATCGACCGCGCGATCCAGATCCATGGCGGTGCCGGGGTGTCCAACGATTTCCCGCTGGCCTACATGTACGCCATGCAGCGCACCCTGCGCCTGGCCGACGGCCCGGACGAAGTACACCGCGCCGCCATCGGCAAGTTCGAAATCGGCAAGTACGTGCCCCGGGAGATGCTGCGTAGCGAGCGCTGA
- a CDS encoding AMP-binding protein encodes MDQPGSHSQLSYTRGSQAKALLTQTIGQAFDQTVARYPDNEALVVRHQALRYTWRQLAEAVYLHARALLALGLKSGDRLGVWAPNCAQWCISQFASAKIGVILVNINPAYRSSELEYVLKQSGCQWLVCAGAFKTSDYHAMVQTLAPELAEQSIGQLRCERLPDLRGVISLDPRPPSGFLPWSQLADLGAAASPEELAERGASLQAGQPVNIQYTSGTTGFPKGATLSHRNILNNGYMVGESLGLSADDRLVIPVPLYHCFGMVMGNLGCLTHGSTMIYPNDAFDPLLTLSTVAEEKATALYGVPTMFIAMLDQPQRHDFDLSSLRTGIMAGSTCPIEVMRRVINEMHMSEVQIAYGMTETSPVSLQTGPSDELELRVTTVGRTQPQLESKIVDEAGDIVPRGTIGELCTRGYSVMLGYWNNPKGTAEAIDRDGWMHTGDLATMDEQGYVRIVGRNKDMIIRGGENIYPRELEEFFFTHPAVADVQVIGIPCSRYGEEIVAWIKCHPGHSVTEQELQAWCKTRIAHYKTPRHFKFVEEFPMTVTGKIQKFRMREISIEELRDKKA; translated from the coding sequence CAGGCCAAGGCCTTGTTGACGCAGACCATCGGCCAGGCTTTCGATCAGACCGTGGCCCGTTACCCCGATAACGAGGCGTTGGTGGTTCGCCATCAAGCGCTGCGTTATACCTGGCGGCAACTGGCTGAAGCGGTCTATCTGCACGCCCGGGCCTTGCTGGCGCTGGGCTTGAAATCCGGTGATCGTCTCGGCGTGTGGGCCCCCAATTGCGCCCAGTGGTGCATCAGCCAGTTCGCCAGCGCGAAGATCGGCGTGATCCTGGTCAACATCAACCCGGCGTACCGCAGCTCCGAGCTGGAATACGTACTCAAGCAGTCCGGGTGCCAGTGGTTGGTGTGCGCCGGGGCGTTCAAGACCTCGGACTATCACGCCATGGTGCAAACCCTCGCGCCGGAACTGGCGGAACAATCGATCGGCCAGCTGCGCTGTGAACGCTTGCCGGACCTGCGGGGTGTGATCAGTCTCGATCCCCGGCCACCGTCAGGCTTTCTACCCTGGTCGCAATTGGCGGACCTGGGCGCGGCGGCTTCGCCTGAAGAACTGGCCGAACGCGGGGCCAGCCTGCAGGCCGGGCAACCGGTGAACATCCAGTACACCTCGGGCACCACCGGATTCCCCAAGGGTGCGACCCTCAGTCACCGCAATATTCTCAACAATGGCTACATGGTGGGCGAAAGCCTGGGCCTCAGCGCCGATGACCGGCTGGTGATCCCGGTGCCGCTCTACCATTGCTTCGGCATGGTCATGGGGAACCTGGGATGCCTGACCCACGGCAGTACCATGATCTACCCCAACGACGCCTTTGACCCTTTGTTGACCCTGAGCACCGTGGCCGAGGAAAAAGCCACTGCGCTGTACGGCGTACCGACCATGTTCATCGCCATGCTGGATCAACCGCAGCGGCACGACTTCGACCTGTCCAGCCTGCGCACCGGGATCATGGCCGGCTCGACCTGCCCGATCGAAGTGATGCGGCGGGTGATCAACGAAATGCACATGAGCGAGGTGCAGATCGCCTATGGCATGACGGAAACCAGTCCGGTGTCGCTACAGACCGGTCCTTCAGACGAGTTGGAGTTGCGCGTCACCACCGTCGGCCGCACCCAGCCGCAACTGGAAAGCAAAATTGTCGATGAGGCCGGCGACATCGTCCCCCGTGGCACCATCGGCGAATTGTGTACCCGTGGCTACAGCGTGATGCTCGGTTACTGGAACAACCCCAAGGGCACCGCCGAGGCCATCGACCGGGACGGCTGGATGCACACCGGCGACCTGGCGACCATGGATGAGCAGGGCTACGTCCGCATTGTCGGACGCAACAAGGACATGATCATCCGGGGAGGTGAGAATATTTACCCGCGTGAGCTGGAAGAGTTCTTCTTTACTCACCCTGCGGTGGCCGATGTGCAGGTGATCGGCATTCCCTGTTCGCGCTACGGCGAAGAGATCGTGGCCTGGATCAAGTGCCATCCGGGGCACAGTGTTACCGAACAGGAGTTGCAGGCCTGGTGCAAGACACGCATTGCCCACTACAAGACGCCACGTCACTTCAAGTTCGTCGAGGAGTTCCCGATGACGGTGACCGGCAAGATCCAGAAATTCCGCATGCGTGAAATCAGCATCGAAGAACTGCGCGATAAAAAGGCCTAG